In the genome of Populus trichocarpa isolate Nisqually-1 chromosome 6, P.trichocarpa_v4.1, whole genome shotgun sequence, one region contains:
- the LOC18099975 gene encoding dol-P-Glc:Glc(2)Man(9)GlcNAc(2)-PP-Dol alpha-1,2-glucosyltransferase isoform X2 → MGRIAVALIVSSWVIPISILVNRIVPEPYMDEIFHIPQAQQYCKGNFASWDPMITTPPGLYYLSLAHVASLFPGMFFIRGVSLFSELCSTPILRSVNGVLAILCSVIVYEIITLLRPNIDERKATIFAVVLALYPLHWFFTFLYYTDVASLTTVLAMYLACLKKKYHLSALLGAYAVFIRQTNIVWMLFVACTGVMDITLTHQRESVKVDNLNTTGNKTGHSVPNNHIIVGSNMRRRKPNSAVDNSKSSMTSTLTYSTSHSSGAKEAHAVSPHFAQLMYFSLVSSLALAPLHFSLDQAVHLFWSFWKKRPLGFCQWIVALTAGFLSVHSYSIAHAYLLADNRHYTFYLWRKVIQSHQSTKYLLVPLYVYSWFSIFRVLARPKIWVLAYFLATAAVLVPAPLIEFRYYTIPFYFLMLHSHTVDIQSLVLIGLGYVVTNVFTMFMFLFRPFNWSHEPGKQRFIW, encoded by the exons ATGGGTAGAATAGCAGTCGCATTGATAGTGAGCTCTTGGGTTATTCCCATATCAATCCTCGTCAATCGAATTGTACCTGAACCATACATG GACGAGATTTTCCATATTCCTCAGGCTCAACAATATTGCAAAGGCAATTTTGCAAGTTGGGATCCCATGATCACTACTCCACCTGGCCT GTACTATCTTTCACTTGCCCATGTTGCTTCTTTGTTTCCAGGCATGTTTTTCATACGTGGGGTGTCATTGTTCTCTGAATTGTGCTCCACACCAATTCTTCGCTCTGTGAATGGTGTATTGGCAATATTATGTAGTGTTATTGTATACGAGATCATCACCCTCTTGAGACCAAATATTGATGAAAGAAAAGCAACAATTTTTGCGGTGGTTCTGGCGCTGTACCCGCTCCACTGGTTCTTCACGTTCCTTTATTATACAGATGTTGCATCACTTACTACAGTTCTTGCTATGTATCTTGCATGCTTGAAGAAGAAATACCACTTAAGTGCATTG CTTGGAGCCTATGCAGTTTTCATCCGACAGACGAATATTGTCTGGATGCTTTTTGTTGCATGCACTGGGGTCATGGATATTACTCTGACCCATCAAAGAGAGAGTGTGAAAGTAGACAACTTAAATACCACGGGCAACAAAACTGGCCATTCAGTCCCAAACAATCACATCATAGTTGGCTCAAACATGAGAAGACGAAAGCCCAATAGTGCTGTGGATAACAGCAAAAGTTCTATGACGAGTACACTCACCTATTCAACAAGCCATTCATCAG GTGCAAAAGAAGCTCATGCAGTTTCTCCACATTTTGCACAGTTAATGTATTTTAGTCTGGTTTCTTCTCTGGCATTGGCTCCCCTGCATTTCTCTTTGGATCAAGCTGTGCATCTGTTTTGGTCATTCTGGAAGAAAAGGCCCCTTGGTTTTTGTCAATGGATAGTGGCTCTTACTGCCGGCTTTCTCTCTGTGCATTCTTACAG CATAGCTCATGCCTATCTCCTCGCTGACAATCGGCACTATACCTTTTATCTTTGGCGGAAGGTCATCCAATCTCATCAGTCAACGAAGTACCTTCTGGTCCCACTTTATGTCTATTCATGGTTTTCCATCTTCAGAGTATTGG CTAGACCAAAAATTTGGGTATTGGCATATTTCTTGGCTACAGCTGCAGTTCTAGTTCCTGCTCCACTTATTGAATTCAGATACTATACCATACCATTCTACTTCTTGATGCTTCACTCCCATACGGTTGACATTCAAAGTTTGGTCCTCATCGGACTTGGATATGTGGTAACCAATGTTTTCACAATGTTTATGTTCTTGTTTAGGCCATTTAATTGGAGCCATGAGCCTGGGAAACAGAGGTTTATTTGGTAG
- the LOC7487252 gene encoding iron-sulfur assembly protein IscA-like 2, mitochondrial produces the protein MMSSKSSSLIKRVTPLFTSWIRQNHRLLSSSALREASTLVDDSIHLTDNCIRRLKELQTSEGSAKDKMLRLGVETGGCSGFQYVFDLDDKTNPDDRVFETEGVRLVVDNISYDFLKGATVDYVEELIRAAFIVATNPSAVGGCSCKSSFMVKQ, from the exons atgatGTCTTCCAAATCATCATCGTTGATTAAACGGGTAACACCCTTGTTCACTTCTTGGATTCGACAGAACCACAGGCTTCTTAGCTCTTCTGCTCTTCGCGAAGCTTCTACTCTTGTTGATGATTCCATTCACTTGACCGACAATTGCATCCGG AGACTGAAAGAACTGCAAACCAGTGAAGGATCGGCTAAAGACAAAATGCTTCGTTTGGGTGTGGAAACTGGTGGATGTTCTGGTTTCCAGTATGTTTTTGACTTGGATGATAAAACCAATCCAGATGACAG AGTTTTTGAGACAGAAGGAGTCAGATTGGTGGTTGATAACATTTCATATGATTTTCTGAAAGGGGCCACTGTTGACTATGTTGAGGAGCTAATCCGTGCTGCTTTTATA GTGGCCACCAATCCAAGTGCAGTGGGCGGGTGCAGTTGTAAAAGTTCTTTCATGGTGAAACAGTAA
- the LOC7454922 gene encoding cyclin-dependent protein kinase inhibitor SMR14: MSSSELFIVKENNEEKELNFLSKRPMLEFQKESHATTSRDSDPPQQLQEQEAKSEVHHESQEECNNTLDPNSIEKPSLEAVLMETYVVGDDDDGFKTPTSLDHKISITKCPPAPRKPNSFLSRKRKASPPKARTILQLDLSQEIEAVFPSTIVVDLQKKIKKSPSDNDITGEFIPSPT; encoded by the coding sequence ATGTCAAGTTCAGAGCTGTTTATTGTCAAAGAAAACAATGAAGAGAAAGAACTCAACTTCTTGAGTAAGAGACCCATGTTAGAATTTCAAAAAGAAAGTCATGCAACGACCTCACGAGATTCTGATCCTCCTCAACAGCTTCAAGAGCAAGAAGCCAAAAGCGAAGTACATCATGAGAGCCAAGAAGAATGCAACAATACTTTAGATCCCAACTCTATTGAAAAGCCGTCTTTAGAAGCAGTTCTGATGGAAACATATGTTGTTGGCGACGATGACGACGGATTCAAAACTCCAACATCTTTGGATCACAAGATTTCAATCACGAAATGCCCACCTGCACCGAGAAAACCCAACTCGTTCctatcaaggaaaagaaaagcatcGCCACCGAAGGCACGTACAATTCTACAGCTTGATCTATCACAAGAAATTGAGGCAGTATTTCCTAGTACCATTGTTGTTGATTTGcaaaaaaagatcaagaaatCTCCAAGTGACAACGACATAACCGGTGAATTTATACCTTCTCCAActtga
- the LOC7487253 gene encoding uncharacterized protein LOC7487253: protein MVMEAQQQEDGWPLGLRPLNARVGLVRNRDFNGSISFSTLLTASNSSFTDSSSDLDTESTGSFFHDKSLTLGSLIGVSSILELSRRSTRGRTTETLREQKNYKSKPWMFSICSRLSPDVVNTNNNAPSLGHFLEVERRAAANIHRRNMIYGPRNFSPILPNSGVNSQFLGDQIAPQSSASLGVDGGRRSNTELLQHGTGYGASLVLSCLCGQLIE from the exons ATGGTCATGGAGGCTCAACAACAG GAAGATGGGTGGCCACTCGGCCTAAGACCGCTGAATGCAAGAGTTGGGTTGGTGAGAAATCGAGATTTCAATGGTTCAATTTCTTTTAGCACTTTGCTCACTGCTTCTAACAGCTCCTTCACTGACTCCTCTTCAGATCTTGATACTGAG TCCACTGGATCTTTCTTCCATGACAAGAGCTTAACACTAGGGAGTCTCATTGGAGTTTCTAGCATTCTAGAGCTCTCTAGAAGATCAACTAGGGGAAGGACCACTGAAACCTTACGAGAGCAGAAGAATTACAAATCAAAACCATGGATGTTCTCAATATGCTCGAGGCTAAGCCCTGATGTCGTCAACACAAACAACAATGCTCCTTCTCTTGGCCACTTTCTTGAAGTAGAGAGGAGAGCTGCTGCCAACATTCACAGAAGGAATATGATATATGGACCTAGAAATTTCTCCCCAATTCTGCCTAACTCCGGTGTAAATTCTCAATTTTTGGGTGATCAGATTGCCCCGCAATCAAGTGCTTCATTGGGAGTAGATGGAGGGAGAAGATCCAACACAGAATTGTTACAACATGGTACTGGGTATGGAGCTTCATTAGTACTGTCATGTTTGTGTGGACAACTCATTGAATGA
- the LOC7454921 gene encoding uncharacterized protein LOC7454921: MERKRTLTMNWDALGDHDHDDEDRFFETYDRLSSVVPIDLNSSGSDEDDDFDDTRMSFASAISSLSTSEFRNYAAAAATLSPKYSASVSPDYDIWMAAPGSITERRKRLLQGMGLNSNKELLKMASKGLMRDVTNKNIVVIDGDNSTIDHDHIGDSKQEASPSLPLPAVLLVRSRSDGDIESFSVDRKRKEELLGLISKQRLTRTSSMIIVSHGRIFPSQDSNRLSPKDARRERPVAHSSALTSIISNSRFGAFFLIKNLDTGKEFIVNEYDQDGMWNRLSDLQTGKQLTMEEFEKCVGHSPVVKELMRRENVSRLNVTDEGNDRKISANSYLSKSLRMSKRRGAALLKNIKGVAYSMSMSGSSRIQDPKQEPKLSKNSASSGWIKVRQTGKSYKELSALHLCQEIQAHQGSIWTIRFSSDARFLASGGEDRIIHIWEVQECEVMSLHDGNLTPLHPSLCSSTPSLGEVTPMSSERKKKWKASSSRKGNPIPEYVHVPETVFSLSEKPVCSFTGHLDDVLDLSWSRSQLLLSSSMDKTVRLWDMETKSCLKLFAHNDYVTCIQFNPMDERYFISGSLDAKVRIWSIPDRQLVDWTDLHEMVTAVCYTPDGQGALVGSHKGSCRMYNAEDCKLSQMECVDVQNKKRSQAKKITGFQFSPGNPSEVLVTSADSRVRILDGSEVVHKFRGFRNINSQISASFSSDGKYVVSASEDSHVYIWKREEPRPRGGTGKGKSVINTRSHESFQCRDVSVAIPWNGTVKGDPPPLQLHSKRQSKRSSAPSQPPSASTSPTKEDAAVNSKRHFPPSANESPTREENSPVKNSKRQLPPLPRKNSIDTSHTPPEEYLSLISHSDSGLGELFASSSSSIRYGDSPSISAAPTPSSSWSSSWLWLDGGSHGNQTVQATAWGLVIVTATLGGEIRTYQNFGLPRKIGRQAHLF; the protein is encoded by the exons ATGGAGCGAAAGAGAACGCTTACCATGAACTGGGATGCCCTGGGCGATCATGATCATGATGACGAAGACCGTTTCTTTGAAACCTACGACCGCCTCTCCTCCGTTGTTCCTATCGACTTGAATTCTTCTGGTTCCGATGAAGACGATGACTTTGATGACACTCGTATGTCATTTGCCTCCGCCATTTCTTCCCTCTCCACTTCTGAATTCCGGAACTATGCAGCTGCCGCTGCTACCTTGTCCCCCAAGTACTCTGCTTCCGTGTCCCCAGATTATGATATCTGGATGGCAGCCCCTGGATCCATTACAGAACGTCGGAAGCGTCTCCTTCAAGGCATGGGTTTGAATAGCAATAAAGAGCTTCTTAAAATGGCAAGTAAAGGCTTGATGCGTGATgttaccaataaaaatattgttgtcaTCGACGGTGACAATTCTACTATTGATCATGATCACATTGGAGACTCCAAACAGGAGGCTTCCCCCTCACTACCGCTACCGGCCGTTCTACTTGTGCGTTCAAGGTCTGACGGTGATATAGAATCATTTTCTGTtgacaggaaaagaaaagaagaattacTTGGGTTGATCTCAAAGCAACGACTTACAAGAACGTCGTCAATGATAATTGTGTCTCATGGTCGAATATTTCCATCTCAGGATTCAAACAGACTCTCACCCAAGGATGCACGAAGAGAACGCCCAGTTGCCCACAGCAGTGCACTAACTTCAATAATATCAAATAGCCGGTTTGGGGCGTTTTTCTTGATAAAGAATTTGGATACTGGAAAAGAATTTATTGTTAACGAGTATGATCAGGATGGGATGTGGAATAGGCTCAGTGATCTACAAACAGGAAAGCAATTGACGATGGAGGAATTCGAAAAGTGCGTTGGCCATTCACCGGTTGTCAAGGAGCTGATGCGGAGAGAAAATGTTTCTAGATTGAACGTTACTGATGAGGGAAATGATCGCAAAATTAGTGCTAATTCATACCTTTCTAAAAGTTTGAGAATGAGCAAGAGAAGGGGGGCGGCtcttttgaaaaacataaaagggGTGGCTTATTCTATGTCTATGAGCGGATCGTCAAGAATTCAGGATCCAAAACAGGAGCCAAAATTGAGCAAAAACTCTGCCTCATCTGGATGGATAAAGGTTAGGCAGACAGGGAAATCGTACAAGGAGCTAAGTGCTTTGCATCTGTGTCAAGAGATTCAGGCTCACCAAGGATCAATTTGGACTATTAGGTTCAGTTCAGATGCTCGATTTCTTGCAAGTGGGGGTGAAGATAGGATTATTCATATTTGGGAAGTGCAAGAATGTGAAGTTATGTCATTGCATGATGGAAATCTTACCCCACTTCATCCATCATTATGTAGCTCAACTCCAAGCCTAGGAGAGGTCACACCAATGTCATCGGAGAGGAAGAAAAAGTGGAAGGCTTCCTCTAGCAGGAAAGGCAATCCAATTCCGGAGTACGTCCATGTGCCAGAAACTGTGTTTTCTCTATCCGAGAAACCAGTCTGCTCTTTCACAGGTCATCTTGATGATGTCTTGGACTTGTCCTGGTCCAGATCTCAG CTGCTGCTGTCATCCTCAATGGACAAAACTGTTAGGTTATGGGACATGGAAACGAAGAGCTGTCTAAAGTTGTTTGCTCATAATGATTATG TGACTTGCATCCAGTTCAATCCAATGGATGAGAGATATTTCATAAGTGGCTCCCTTGATGCAAAAGTTCGAATCTGGAGCATACCTGATCGACAACTGGTGGACTGGACAGATCTTCATGAAATGGTCACTGCTGTTTGCTACACTCCTGATGGCCAG GGTGCCTTGGTCGGTTCACATAAAGGAAGTTGTCGGATGTATAACGCGGAGG ATTGCAAGTTGAGCCAAATGGAATGTGTGGATGTTCAGAACAAGAAGCGGTCTCAAGCAAAGAAAATAACTGGTTTCCAG TTTTCCCCAGGGAATCCATCTGAAGTGCTCGTTACTTCTGCTGATTCCCGTGTACGAATTTTGGATGGTTCAGAAGTTGTTCATAAATTCAGAG GTTTTAGAAATATCAACAGCCAAATTTCAGCTTCATTTAGTTCAGATGGAAAATACGTGGTAAGTGCCAGTGAAGATTCTCATGTATACATTTGGAAGCGAGAAGAGCCTCGGCCTCGAGGAGGTACTGGAAAAGGCAAGAGTGTGATCAATACTCGATCTCATGAAAGCTTCCAGTGCAGAGATGTGTCAGTAGCCATCCCATGGAATGGTACAGTAAAGGGTGATCCCCCACCATTGCAGTTGCATTCTAAAAGGCAATCAAAACGATCTTCCGCCCCCTCACAACCACCATCGGCCAGCACTTCTCCCACTAAAGAAGACGCAGCTGTAAACAGTAAGAGACATTTCCCACCTTCAGCTAATGAGTCGCCCACTAGAGAAGAGAACTCTCCAGTTAAGAACAGCAAGAGACAACTGCCACCTCTTCCAAGGAAAAACAGCATAGATACATCTCATACTCCTCCTGAAGAATATCTGTCTCTAATTTCTCATTCGGATTCTGGACTTGGAGAGTTATTTGCTTCAAGCTCTTCTTCAATAAGATACGGTGATTCACCTTCTATTTCTGCTGCTCCTACTCCATCTTCCTCTTGGTCTTCCTCTTGGTTATGGCTCGATGGAGGTAGCCATGGGAACCAAACTGTCCAAGCAACAGCATGGGGCTTGGTGATTGTGACAGCTACATTAGGAGGCGAAATCAGGACTTATCAAAATTTTGGGTTGCCTCGAAAGATTGGCCGCCAAGCGCACCTATTTTGA
- the LOC18099974 gene encoding uncharacterized protein LOC18099974, translated as MSSASPVSYSFDDKDLDDDALWAVIDSAEASHSSSKSRKYPKFQSPPPPPPPPPPRRSHFNNNSPYSDPYRRAHKIARSCASSSEVSEGTSSHLAVVRTPILKTSSYYSPESYLSPHIASEVSPVALEMEEKDSMTRHCLDGRFPTVSLFKDYQNAAMAILEKSDITMISGNPFIKKSGWRKISFYFNLSYEIKDRTIEFDDNRNVQRAEFVVRAYMQGGRFSDGWGSCDRREKRFLKPNHDIPSTAETRAKNKACQDLLGIGEYRPSANKFHQKV; from the exons ATGTCCTCCGCTTCACCTGTTTCTTACTCATTCGACGACAAAGACCTCGACGACGACGCATTGTGGGCCGTAATCGATTCGGCGGAGGCCTCTCACTCTTCCTCCAAGTCTCGCAAATACCCCAAATTTCaatctccaccaccaccaccaccaccacctcctcctcgcAGATCCCATTTTAATAATAACTCCCCCTATTCCGATCCCTATCGTCGCGCTCACAAAATCGCCAGATCCTGCGCGTCCTCCTCCGAGGTCAGCGAAGGTACCAGCAGCCATCTCGCTGTGGTTAGGACTCCGATTCTCAAAACTTCGTCGTATTACTCTCCTGAGTCATATTTGTCACCGCACATCGCATCCGAAGTTTCTCCTGTGGCCTTGGAGATGGAGGAGAAGGATTCTATGACGAGGCATTGCCTGGATGGAAGGTTTCCAACCGTTTCTCTTTTTAAAGACTATCAGAACGCAGCTATGGCg ATTTTGGAGAAATCTGATATCACCATGATTTCTGGGAATCCGTTCATCAAGAAGTCAG GTTGGAGGAAGATATCATTTTACTTCAATCTCTCTTATGAAATCAAAGACAGGACCATTGAATTTGACGACAACCGAAATGTTCAGCGTGCAGAATTTGTGGTTCGGGCCTATATGCA GGGTGGTAGGTTCTCTGATGGATGGGGTTCATGTGATCGGCGTGAGAAGAGATTCTTAAAACCAAATCATGATATTCCAAGTACAGCGGAAACCAGAGCAAAAAATAAAGCCTGTCAG GACCTTCTTGGAATCGGAGAATATCGTCCTAGTGCGAACAAGTTTCACCAGAAAGTATAG
- the LOC18099975 gene encoding dol-P-Glc:Glc(2)Man(9)GlcNAc(2)-PP-Dol alpha-1,2-glucosyltransferase isoform X3, translated as MGRIAVALIVSSWVIPISILVNRIVPEPYMDEIFHIPQAQQYCKGNFASWDPMITTPPGLYYLSLAHVASLFPGMFFIRGVSLFSELCSTPILRSVNGVLAILCSVIVYEIITLLRPNIDERKATIFAVVLALYPLHWFFTFLYYTDVASLTTVLAMYLACLKKKYHLSALLGAYAVFIRQTNIVWMLFVACTGVMDITLTHQRESVKVDNLNTTGNKTGHSVPNNHIIVGSNMRRRKPNSAVDNSKSSMTSTLTYSTSHSSGFLDEIKAICLTSWNMKSKLLFSFSPFFIVLVAFVAFVRWNGSVVLGAKEAHAVSPHFAQLMYFSLVSSLALAPLHFSLDQAVHLFWSFWKKRPLGFCQWIVALTAGFLSVHSYSIAHAYLLADNRHYTFYLWRKVIQSHQSTKYLLVPLYVYSWFSIFRVLGKLDQKFGYWHISWLQLQF; from the exons ATGGGTAGAATAGCAGTCGCATTGATAGTGAGCTCTTGGGTTATTCCCATATCAATCCTCGTCAATCGAATTGTACCTGAACCATACATG GACGAGATTTTCCATATTCCTCAGGCTCAACAATATTGCAAAGGCAATTTTGCAAGTTGGGATCCCATGATCACTACTCCACCTGGCCT GTACTATCTTTCACTTGCCCATGTTGCTTCTTTGTTTCCAGGCATGTTTTTCATACGTGGGGTGTCATTGTTCTCTGAATTGTGCTCCACACCAATTCTTCGCTCTGTGAATGGTGTATTGGCAATATTATGTAGTGTTATTGTATACGAGATCATCACCCTCTTGAGACCAAATATTGATGAAAGAAAAGCAACAATTTTTGCGGTGGTTCTGGCGCTGTACCCGCTCCACTGGTTCTTCACGTTCCTTTATTATACAGATGTTGCATCACTTACTACAGTTCTTGCTATGTATCTTGCATGCTTGAAGAAGAAATACCACTTAAGTGCATTG CTTGGAGCCTATGCAGTTTTCATCCGACAGACGAATATTGTCTGGATGCTTTTTGTTGCATGCACTGGGGTCATGGATATTACTCTGACCCATCAAAGAGAGAGTGTGAAAGTAGACAACTTAAATACCACGGGCAACAAAACTGGCCATTCAGTCCCAAACAATCACATCATAGTTGGCTCAAACATGAGAAGACGAAAGCCCAATAGTGCTGTGGATAACAGCAAAAGTTCTATGACGAGTACACTCACCTATTCAACAAGCCATTCATCAG GTTTTCTTGATGAGATTAAGGCAATCTGTTTGACATCATGGAATATGAAGTCAAAACTTTTATTCTCCTTTAGCCCCTTCTTTATAGTATTGGTGGCCTTTGTTGCTTTTGTCCGTTGGAATGGGAGTGTAGTTCTTG GTGCAAAAGAAGCTCATGCAGTTTCTCCACATTTTGCACAGTTAATGTATTTTAGTCTGGTTTCTTCTCTGGCATTGGCTCCCCTGCATTTCTCTTTGGATCAAGCTGTGCATCTGTTTTGGTCATTCTGGAAGAAAAGGCCCCTTGGTTTTTGTCAATGGATAGTGGCTCTTACTGCCGGCTTTCTCTCTGTGCATTCTTACAG CATAGCTCATGCCTATCTCCTCGCTGACAATCGGCACTATACCTTTTATCTTTGGCGGAAGGTCATCCAATCTCATCAGTCAACGAAGTACCTTCTGGTCCCACTTTATGTCTATTCATGGTTTTCCATCTTCAGAGTATTGG GAAAGCTAGACCAAAAATTTGGGTATTGGCATATTTCTTGGCTACAGCTGCAGTTCTAG
- the LOC18099975 gene encoding dol-P-Glc:Glc(2)Man(9)GlcNAc(2)-PP-Dol alpha-1,2-glucosyltransferase isoform X1 has protein sequence MGRIAVALIVSSWVIPISILVNRIVPEPYMDEIFHIPQAQQYCKGNFASWDPMITTPPGLYYLSLAHVASLFPGMFFIRGVSLFSELCSTPILRSVNGVLAILCSVIVYEIITLLRPNIDERKATIFAVVLALYPLHWFFTFLYYTDVASLTTVLAMYLACLKKKYHLSALLGAYAVFIRQTNIVWMLFVACTGVMDITLTHQRESVKVDNLNTTGNKTGHSVPNNHIIVGSNMRRRKPNSAVDNSKSSMTSTLTYSTSHSSGFLDEIKAICLTSWNMKSKLLFSFSPFFIVLVAFVAFVRWNGSVVLGAKEAHAVSPHFAQLMYFSLVSSLALAPLHFSLDQAVHLFWSFWKKRPLGFCQWIVALTAGFLSVHSYSIAHAYLLADNRHYTFYLWRKVIQSHQSTKYLLVPLYVYSWFSIFRVLARPKIWVLAYFLATAAVLVPAPLIEFRYYTIPFYFLMLHSHTVDIQSLVLIGLGYVVTNVFTMFMFLFRPFNWSHEPGKQRFIW, from the exons ATGGGTAGAATAGCAGTCGCATTGATAGTGAGCTCTTGGGTTATTCCCATATCAATCCTCGTCAATCGAATTGTACCTGAACCATACATG GACGAGATTTTCCATATTCCTCAGGCTCAACAATATTGCAAAGGCAATTTTGCAAGTTGGGATCCCATGATCACTACTCCACCTGGCCT GTACTATCTTTCACTTGCCCATGTTGCTTCTTTGTTTCCAGGCATGTTTTTCATACGTGGGGTGTCATTGTTCTCTGAATTGTGCTCCACACCAATTCTTCGCTCTGTGAATGGTGTATTGGCAATATTATGTAGTGTTATTGTATACGAGATCATCACCCTCTTGAGACCAAATATTGATGAAAGAAAAGCAACAATTTTTGCGGTGGTTCTGGCGCTGTACCCGCTCCACTGGTTCTTCACGTTCCTTTATTATACAGATGTTGCATCACTTACTACAGTTCTTGCTATGTATCTTGCATGCTTGAAGAAGAAATACCACTTAAGTGCATTG CTTGGAGCCTATGCAGTTTTCATCCGACAGACGAATATTGTCTGGATGCTTTTTGTTGCATGCACTGGGGTCATGGATATTACTCTGACCCATCAAAGAGAGAGTGTGAAAGTAGACAACTTAAATACCACGGGCAACAAAACTGGCCATTCAGTCCCAAACAATCACATCATAGTTGGCTCAAACATGAGAAGACGAAAGCCCAATAGTGCTGTGGATAACAGCAAAAGTTCTATGACGAGTACACTCACCTATTCAACAAGCCATTCATCAG GTTTTCTTGATGAGATTAAGGCAATCTGTTTGACATCATGGAATATGAAGTCAAAACTTTTATTCTCCTTTAGCCCCTTCTTTATAGTATTGGTGGCCTTTGTTGCTTTTGTCCGTTGGAATGGGAGTGTAGTTCTTG GTGCAAAAGAAGCTCATGCAGTTTCTCCACATTTTGCACAGTTAATGTATTTTAGTCTGGTTTCTTCTCTGGCATTGGCTCCCCTGCATTTCTCTTTGGATCAAGCTGTGCATCTGTTTTGGTCATTCTGGAAGAAAAGGCCCCTTGGTTTTTGTCAATGGATAGTGGCTCTTACTGCCGGCTTTCTCTCTGTGCATTCTTACAG CATAGCTCATGCCTATCTCCTCGCTGACAATCGGCACTATACCTTTTATCTTTGGCGGAAGGTCATCCAATCTCATCAGTCAACGAAGTACCTTCTGGTCCCACTTTATGTCTATTCATGGTTTTCCATCTTCAGAGTATTGG CTAGACCAAAAATTTGGGTATTGGCATATTTCTTGGCTACAGCTGCAGTTCTAGTTCCTGCTCCACTTATTGAATTCAGATACTATACCATACCATTCTACTTCTTGATGCTTCACTCCCATACGGTTGACATTCAAAGTTTGGTCCTCATCGGACTTGGATATGTGGTAACCAATGTTTTCACAATGTTTATGTTCTTGTTTAGGCCATTTAATTGGAGCCATGAGCCTGGGAAACAGAGGTTTATTTGGTAG